Proteins from a genomic interval of Lycium ferocissimum isolate CSIRO_LF1 chromosome 2, AGI_CSIRO_Lferr_CH_V1, whole genome shotgun sequence:
- the LOC132047101 gene encoding non-specific lipid-transfer protein A-like has protein sequence MKAIVITFLMFLAVVVQLGEAINCGQVDATLAPCISYLTQGGDPSGPCCNGVKSLVQMTPTQQDRQDACECMKAAAARYTNLKPDAASNLPSRCGVTTNIPISATTNCKSVP, from the coding sequence atgaaggCAATTGTGATTACTTTCTTAATGTTCCTAGCTGTGGTAGTGCAACTAGGAGAAGCAATCAATTGTGGCCAAGTTGATGCAACATTGGCTCCTTGTATCTCTTACCTGACACAAGGTGGAGATCCATCAGGGCCATGTTGTAATGGTGTGAAAAGCCTTGTACAAATGACTCCAACCCAACAAGACAGGCAAGATGCTTGTGAATGTATGAAGGCTGCTGCTGCACGTTACACTAATCTTAAACCAGATGCTGCATCTAATCTCCCTTCACGCTGTGGTGTTACTACCAATATACCCATCTCTGCTACTACTAACTGTAAAAG